The Pyrenophora tritici-repentis strain M4 chromosome 2, whole genome shotgun sequence genome window below encodes:
- a CDS encoding BCAS2 family protein: MPLIQESYDHLPYVDAELDAASLAAAKAVIIADMRNAGVDMTEMHPALVPAAKYTPTFSDFIAREHARLDDDPTSKLSGVDLKRYEDLDAPENTTPTSDEDRPELLEQWNKALKKAYTSSEYVEARLTQLGLLEKFGKNAWLVGNSQLEDILKGIEAELADVRKQHEEAEMLRRSQQDSVVGEIKTLEETWKKGLGRVLETEVAAEGLKQQIMEKRRAGAV, from the exons ATGCCTCTTATTCAAGAATCCTACGACCACCTTCCCT ATGTGGATGCGGAGCTTGATGCCGCGAGCCTCGCTGCTGCCAAAGCCGTTATCATCGCCGACATGAGAAACGCCGGTGTAGACATGACTGAAATGCATCCCGCCCTGGTCCCGGCTGCAAAGTACACACCTACCTTTTCCGACTTCATCGCCCGCGAACATGCCCGGCTCGACGACGACCCCACCTCAAAACTATCTGGCGTCGACCTGAAGCGCTACGAGGACCTTGACGCACCAGAGAACACGACTCCGACCAGCGACGAGGATAGGCCAGAGCTGCTTGAGCAGTGGAACAAGGCACTGAAGAAGGCCTACACCAGCTCAGAGTATGTAGAGGCCAGGCTCACCCAACTGGGATTGCTAGAGAAGTTCGGAAAGAATGCGTGGCTGGTTGGCAACTCCCAGCTGGAGGACATACTCAAAGGCATCGAGGCAGAGTTAGCCGATGTGAGGAAACAGCATGAAGAGGCGGAGATGCTGAGGCGGTCGCAACAAGATAGCGTCGTTGGCGAGATCAAGACGCTCGAGGAGACGTGGAAGAAGGGGCTGGGAAGAGTATTGGAGACGGAAGTCGCAGCCGAGGGACTGAAGCAGCAGATAATGGAGAAGAGGAGGGCTGGTGCTGTGTGA
- a CDS encoding integral membrane protein, with amino-acid sequence MSTTGGEVGKAKSESSNSLSSLVSTLIPTAIIAFAFVAAFFVARKYFRRVYAPRTYLNHLGQQRQTPAPSPGFFGWVKDFKNLKDEYILDHQSIDGYLFVRFFKLLIITCFLGCLITWPVLFPVNATGGAGQEQLDLLSMSNIDPTGTNVNRYYAQAGVSFIFLSLILIIIGRESFFVVNLRQAYRRSPWGASRLSSRTILFTNVPKDLSQSALFDMFPGVKHAWVASDTKELDDLVEDRDDTALKLEAAEIDLSREANMNRLKAEKGKKHYVAEDVADGSKWIDPKKRPTHKLKFLIGKKVDTIEYGRSHLAELIPKITAEQDKHWNGEGDLVGAVFVEFETQKLAQDAWQMMQSTKAKPSKQLKARQLGVMPQEVVWSNLRIKPAEHLVRWAVATGFISVMIIFWAVPVAFVGLISNINYLADRFPWLEWILDIPKPILGVITGLLPSVMLAVLMALVPIVCRLMAKQAGYVTYSQIELKTQNWYFAFQVVQVFLVATLSSAITSVINQVLDNPGIVLQLLATNLPKASNFYISYFILLGLSSAAGTLLNIGGFVVVVLLGRVLPGKTPRKIFDKLTKLSAPSWGSEFPKWINLGVIAITYSGIAPLILGFATVGFSLIYVAFRYNFLYVYETDLDTKGEAYQKALRQLLTGVYLSEICLIGLFAIATADNIQAIGPLIIMAIMLLLTIIFQFTLKFALKHEEARLAYADPSGHGGMIGHHEDGLRGSSAEKGARAEAGNSHQPSPTKVPMFLRKVLNPEKHSIHVLSNSLDQFYHKPQDPLPIEIQKRAFFNPSVTKPTPVLWIVRDDMGISRREIQDTQKQVPGLVMTDEQATFNEKGKVYWKGVEDGHSREAPVFDERIVY; translated from the exons ATGTCGACCACA GGTGGTGAAGTTGGCAAGGCCAAATCAGAATCTTCAAACTCCCTCTCCAGCTTGGTCTCGACCCTCATACCCACTGCCATCATCGCCTTTGCCTTTGTGGCTGCCTTCTTCGTTGCGCGCAAATATTTCCGCAGGGTTTACGCGCCGAGGACGTACCTCAATCATCTGGGGCAGCAGCGACAGACGCCAGCACCGAGTCCGGGCTTCTTTGGATGGGTGAAAGACTTCAAAAACCTCAAGGACGAGTACATTCTCGATCACCAATCGATTGACGGCTACCTCTTTGTCCGCTTCTTCAAACTCCTCATCATTACCTGTTTTCTAGGATGTTTGATCACTTGGCCCGTGCTCTTCCCCGTCAATGCCACTGGAGGCGCTGGACAGGAGCAGCTCGACCTGCTGTCCATGAGCAACATCGACCCCACCGGTACCAATGTCAATCGCTACTATGCCCAAGCTGGAGTTTCCTTCATCTTTCTCAGTTTGATCTTGATCATCATTGGCCGCGAGTCTTTCTTCGTAGTCAATCTTCGTCAAGCATACCGCCGCTCGCCATGGGGTGCCAGCCGATTGTCATCGCGCACAATCTTGTTCACCAACGTTCCCAAGGATCTTTCCCAGTCGGCCCTCTTTGACATGTTCCCAGGTGTCAAGCATGCCTGGGTTGCCTCGGATACCAAGGAGTTGGATGATCTGGTCGAGGACCGCGACGACACCGCTCTGAAGCTGGAAGCTGCCGAGATTGATCTATCACGTGAGGCCAACATGAACAGACTCAAGGCTGAGAAGGGCAAGAAGCACTATGTTGCCGAAGACGTAGCGGATGGTTCCAAGTGGATCGACCCCAAGAAGCGCCCAACACACAAGCTCAAGTTCTTGATCGGCAAGAAGGTTGACACTATCGAGTACGGACGATCGCACCTGGCTGAGCTGATCCCCAAGATTACGGCGGAACAGGATAAGCACTGGAACGGCGAGGGCGACCTCGTGGGTGCTGTGTttgtcgagtttgagacgcAGAAGCTCGCCCAAGATGCCTGGCAAATGATGCAATCCACCAAGGCCAAGCCCAGCAAGCAGCTCAAGGCACGCCAACTCGGTGTCATGCCTCAGGAGGTTGTGTGGAGCAATCTGCGCATCAAGCCCGCTGAGCACCTCGTTCGATGGGCTGTTGCCACTGGCTTTATCAGTGTTATGATTATTTTCTGGGCAGTTCCTG TCGCCTTCGTCGGTCTTATCTCCAACATCAACTACCTGGCCGATCGTTTCCCGTGGCTCGAATGGATCCTGGATATCCCCAAGCCTATTCTCGGTGTAATCACTGGTCTGCTTCCATCCGTCATGCTTGCTGTTCTGATGGCGCTTGTGCCTATTGTCTGCCGCCTGATGGCCAAGCAAGCCGGATACGTGACGTACAGTCAGATTGAACTAAAGACTCAGAACTGGTACTTTGCATTCCAGGTCGTGCAAGTTTTCCTCGTCGCAACACTTTCCAGCGCCATTACATCCGTCATCAACCAGGTTCTGGACAACCCAGGCATCGTTCTTCAGCTCCTCGCCACCAACCTGCCAAAGGCTTCCAACTTCTACATCAGCTACTTCATCCTCTTGGGCCTGTCCTCGGCTGCCGGTACCCTCCTCAACATCGGTGGCTTTGTCGTCGTAGTCCTCCTCGGCCGTGTTCTGCCCGGCAAGACTCCTCGCAAGATCTTCGACAAACTCACCAAGCTTTCGGCGCCTTCGTGGGGCTCCGAGTTCCCCAAGTGGATCAACTTGGGTGTGATTGCCATTACCTACTCTGGAATTGCTCCGCTTATCCTCGGTTTCGCTACTGTTGGCTTCTCCCTCATCTACGTTGCTTTCCGCTACAACTTCCTCTATGTATACGAGACCGATCTTGACACTAAGGGTGAGGCGTACCAAAAGGCTCTGCGTCAACTCCTTACTGGTGTCTACCTCTCTGAGATCTGTCTCATTGGTCTTTTCGCCATCGCCACGGCTGACAACATCCAAGCCATTGGTCCATTGATCATTATGGCCATCATGCTTCTGCTCACCATCATCTTCCAATTCACACTCAAGTTTGCCCTGAAGCACGAGGAAGCCCGCCTAGCGTACGCTGACCCCTCCGGTCACGGCGGCATGATCGGCCACCACGAGGATGGTCTCCGCGGCTCGTCCGCCGAAAAGGGAGCCAGAGCCGAGGCAGGAAACAGCCATCAGCCCAGCCCAACCAAGGTGCCCATGTTCCTGCGTAAAGTGCTGAACCCAGAAAAGCATTCCATTCACGTCCTATCCAACTCGCTCGACCAGTTCTACCACAAGCCGCAAGACCCGCTCCCAATCGAAATCCAGAAGCGTGCTTTCTTCAACCCGTCAGTCACGAAGCCCACGCCTGTGCTCTGGATCGTCAGGGACGACATGGGTATCAGCAGGCGCGAGATCCAGGACACGCAAAAACAGGTTCCGGGACTCGTCATGACGGATGAACAAGCGACGTTTAACGAAAAGGGCAAGGTGTATTGGAAGGGTGTCGAGGATGGTCACTCCCGCGAGGCACCTGTTTTCGATGAGAGAATCGTTTACTGA